TTCCACGCTCTCCATTTCGAGCAAGCAGCATAGCGTAAATATTACGCTTGTCTTCGACAGTGTACTGTTCTCTGTTATTCTTGTTAGCCAAAGCATCTACACACATGAAAACAAATCATAAGCACAAACCAAATATGCTGCTACTAAACAAAACTGAAAACAAATCATGGTTGAGTTGGAGATGAAAAACCTACTCAAATCAATCTCTTTTGCAGAAGGTGCTTCTACATGTTCCGGCCGTGGAGGATACTCGTCAGCGTTCTCAAAATTTGGATTATATCCAGCGCCACGCCAGCCGCCTTCTCTGCCGTTAGTAGATGCAGCAAACTCACTGGTACGGTCTACATAGCAAAAACAAGCAATTCAGAATCCATATAGCTGATCTTATGTACGGccaaacaagaaaaaaaatacggTCACAGAACAAATTATTCCTAACGAAACATAGCGTCTCTCATGCTGTGTCTGACGAAGGCCTTTTATTCTTCACTTCACACAATCGATGGAGAGCTAAGATCTATGTACGTACATTACACGGCTCACAGAACCTGACTCCCCAAACTGAAAGATAGTTCAGAACGAAACAACATAGAAAGAACTAAAACAACAGCAAAACAGTAAACAGCTACGAGGAAGGAGATCAGCGGAGGCAAACATCCTGCAGCAGCGACTCGCAGGCAGTTTCCTGATGCAATCGTCGAACGAGACAGCATATCCTGATCAGGCAAGAAGGACTACGTACCTCTCGTGCAGAATACGGACGGATTTGGTCCGACGCAGATGGAGCCGTTCATGATGTTCAAGCCGACGTAGGAGGACGTCCTTCCGGCGGCGCTTGCACTGCCGCTCCCGCCCGGCGAGGTGGCCCAGTTCGACGAGCCTGCCTGATTTGGAGAAGGAGATCGAGGTGGGCGCGACAGACCGACGCGGCGTCTCCCTCCGACGCTGGGGCTGGACACCGGTGTAGAGGCAGCCGTTCCAATGGAGAACGACGGCAGTGGTCCTCGACCTGCAAGACCGAGTGGAGGAAGGCCGCCGCCATGACGAGTACGAAGTGGAGGaaggccgccgccatcgccggaacGAGGAAGGAAGGCAGCGCGAGTCAGGCCTCGGAGGCCAAGAGGCGGCGGACGACGATGTCCCTCGTCTCCCCCGTCCGACGCCATGAAATCGAGGAGGAGAGGAGATGAGATTGGCGCTAGACTGGGCTGTTCGTCTACGTAAGTCCATGGCTATATAAAGAAATCTGGGCGCTGCTTTCGTTTGAGTTTGGAACGAAATCCTTGCGCGCGGAATCAAATCTCTGGTTTAGGAAAGAAATCTGGGCGCGATAGCAAAATTTAAGGGGAAAATATGGCGCCGAAGGAGGAAGGAGCACGCGAGGCGGAAACAGCGCGCAGGGCAGAGGAAAATATCGCGCCAAATCAATTAAAGACTAAAAATAAAGTTTTTTTCACTTTCCAAATTAATTGCAGCGCCCATGGTTAACGTTTTTACGTGGAAAATCAGAGCCAATGGAAATTCACCTTGGGCCAAGATATTTGAAAACTTTGCCTTGCGaactgggacggagggagtaataataactaatttattattgcctctagggcatatttccaacactatgaaGGCACATACAGGCACTACAACCCAATCCTTACTGTGACAGGAAGTTGCGACGGAGCTGATATGGAGTCACGAAGTTGTAGGCCAATTGTGCATCCAAGCTAGGACCAATATTGATCATCACATTACTCTATTTGTGCGATGGAATCCACATTCATGCGTGTTGCATGTACGTGTGGGCCGTACATACTTAGTTTGTTTACCGGACACTGATGCAAAAGGGGCTAAGAAAATGAGAGACCGATAGGATGATGCAAGACGGATTGACTGGCAAAGCAAGTAGACATGCAAGACCGGTGCCCAAATGTACTGCATTCGGTTAATTCATGTAAAATGCATGCGTATACATACCTAATTAGTGTAAACATTTGGCTAGGCAGGCTACCTATATGTATGGTTTCTTGTTCTAGTGCTGCTATATAAGGTATCACACGAGAGAACCAACCTAGTTAGCCAGCCAGTCCCTGAAAATGGATTTGTCGCAAACAAGCTCGTGTGAAACCAACAAGTGTCCAAGTTAACTAGTGTGGGAGATCGGAGCAAACCAAACCTCAATCACATCTACAATTGGTGGAGTCGGGCAGTTGTACATCTACATAAATGTAGTTATACTGCAATGGAAAACCTGAGTATCAAATAAGTAATGTTACAGCGGATGTCTGAATTAAGTTGAGGAAGCTTATTCAGTCTAGTAATACTGCCATTTGTCAAGTAATTTTCAAATATATGTTGTGCAATCTTTTGAATCCATAGTCGATTATGTCAATCCAATTTGTTTGGGGGCTTCTCAAAGGGACAAGTGTAAACAACACTGCTGCTTTTTTATGGCTTCTTGATATATTCTAATCTTCTGAAGATGACGAGATCCTTATGTCCATGTTGAAATGCATCTGCAGCCAGCTGGTTCATAAGGTCCAGAGGATTAAACTTGAGCTCTATTTACCGTACTTACCTACCACTGCTCGTGGACGTCTAAGCAAGAAATCTACGGAATTGTCAGCCTGAAACAACAATAATAGTAGAAAATTGCTTTTAAACTAGATTGATTTCCCATTTCTCTGAAGGCCGACCAAATTAGAAAGGAAAAGAACACAGATTCTTAAGGACAAAGGGGCAGATGTACTGCAACAGTGCTGCTTATCTTTCTCCCTCTGCCTGCCAAAACACCTAATTCTGCTTTCCCAACAAAGTGGTAGGCCAACTACCAAAGATCCAATCTGAATGGGAAACTGGGAACACCTAACTAGTAAAACAATAGGCCATGTCACTGAAGGCAATATACTAAGGCACAGCAGGAGAAGGAGAGATTTCAGTACCTGATTTGGTTTGCTTGGAGCAGAAGAGGTCTAACTCATCGCCGTAATGGGTGATGGGTCAACAACCTGAACTCCAAGCATGTTAGCTGACATTGCAAGGCAAGTAGACAACAACCTTGTGACAGATCTGCACATCAGGACTGCGAAAAAACAGAGTTCGCTTAACCTGGAGCTAAATGCATTTATGGTAATTTGGTGTAATTGGTGATCAATTAATCACATCTGTTGAGTAGGCTTATCAGAGTGCGATCAACCTAACACTGGACCAGCTTCTGTTGGTGCCACATTGCCAAATTCATATATGAGTTCCACATGTATAAAACTGAATCTAAAAATTGAAAAGGGTCAAAAGTAGGACATATAAGAACACAAAGGTAAATAATCTAACAATAGTACTCGGTTACTTTATTATCTATGTTAACAGCTTCCAATTACTGTATGTATAGTCTCATGGACCGATGTTAAGATTTACTGGGTATGAAAGTATACCAAAATTGTACAGATATACATACCAGTCACTAAGTTAGAAGATTAAGAAAAAAGAACAAGACCTATGCTCAAAAAGATGAAAAACagagaacctattctgaaaaacggaGCACCTATATATCTCCTGCTGCCAAAGAGGAGTTCCTTCTACCTTGTATCAATACAGAACCTCAAGTAAAATCCTTCTACCTTGAGATGTATATATGTATATTATAACTCCACTTTGTTCTATCTATAAAGAATCTGAACTAAAATCCTTTATGTGGATATGTACTACTTATATATAGAAAAAGGTGTATTCATCCTTTGAGTGGCTCAAGCTGCACTTCCATCGATCCAGGCGAACCAGAGTCCATTATATTGTCGAACCTATCGGACTGCAGAAGATCAACTGAATCGTCTTCCTCAATGTTGCCGAGCACAAATTTGTGCGTAAGGCCATCAGCGCCATCTCTTCTTCGCTTAACATTCATGTACTCAAGGTATGCTACCACCAACACACAACTCACAACCCATACAACCAATCCACATGTAAGTCCCTTGATCGTCTTGCTGCCGTACCTATGCCCAAGATGCTGCAACCCGGTGCAGAGTGCCGTGACAGCGGCTACCAGAGCAGTCCTCCCGGTGTAGGTATGCAGATATTCCCAGATGATCCTGTTTCTTGATAGAATTTCTTCATTCTCCGCTCGTTGTGGCCGAAGATAAGCATCTGGTTGGGTGGTCGTACAACAGATATTTTTTTTCCAATGCTTTGTAGCCAGCGATCTCAATGCACGGGTTAGCTAATAGAATGAAAAATCTCACTTCAGAAGAACAAAAATTGGATGTCAAATCAGACGTGTTGTAGTGGATGTCGAAAATAGGTCATAGGAAGCTTATTTAATTTCGATATGAGATGTAGCTTCTACAACGTAATTGACTTGTTCCTGGCAACCATATTAGCTTTGACTATCAGGGCTAAGCATCAATGTTGTACTCAATACTTCAGGGAAGCTAGGACCGTATATTGTATAGGTGGTTTTGACATCTCGCTCCCTGGCAACCCATAAGTGTCAATATACTTAGATCTGAATTTAGCTTCTGTAATGGACTCAGTGGTGGTCTGCTCACCGAGTTGCTTTTGTCTATCAATGCTAACTGTAGAAATTAATGTTGTACTCAATGTTTCAATTGCTGGGTGGTTGTGATTTGTGAACAAAACACAATTAAGGAGGGTTGTCTTGAAAACAAACCGGTTAGATTTTCTGTTGAGCATTGCAATGTTCATTTATCGACATATATTGCTTTGAATCCACCGTCGAGTACTTATGAAATATTGTGAGGTGTTTTGAATCTGTTGTCGAGTATTTTGATCTGATTTGGCTGTAGGCTTATAAAGGGAAAGATGTAAAAAAACACTGTTGCTTATTTACTTGTTAATGGCTTCTCCGTACAATCTCAGCATGGGATGATGAGGCGATCCTTATGTCCATGTTCTGATGCATCTAGACTAGCTGATTCATGTGTATCATATTCCTTCTATACAATTGAACATCCACCGATATAATTTTTTTCTGAGGTGAAGAAATATAAAACGGATAGCTACTATTCAGCACAAAAAACATTTAGGGGTGACCAACATAATTTGCAGTGGCAAGTGATAAATCCAGGCGAGGAAGTGGCTTCGACCGACAAACATACATATCCTAACGAAAGCCCGTAGGGGGTACTCCAACCCAGTCCTTGTCGTGACTCGACATCACGACCGAGGGTGTGTCTTGTTCGTCTGCAGCTAGGACCTTGATGGAGTCACAAAGTTGTAGGCCAATCGTGCATCCGAGCTGGGTCCAAGATTGATGGAATCCACATTACTCTTTGTTTGATAGAATCCACATTCACGCGTACGTGTAGGCTAGACATACTTAGTTTGTTTATTACGGTGATTATGCGAAAGGCACTAAGAAAATGAGACCGATGCAATGATGCATGGCAGATTGACAGGCGCAGAGCAAGCATGCATGCATGACAGGTGCCCAAATGTACAGCATTAGGTTAATTCAGGTAAAGTGCATGCATATACATACCTTATCAATGCGAATATCTGCCTAGGCAGGCTAGCTGTATGTATAGCTTGTTGTTGGAGTATAAGGTATCACAAGAGAGTGCCAATCTAATCGGCCAGCCAGGCCTTGAAAATGGATCTGTCACAAACAAGCTCGTGGGTCACCAACAAGTGTCCAAATTAACAAGTGTGGGAGATTGGAGCAAACCAAACCTCAATGACATCTACAGGTGGTGGGCTGTAGCAGTTGTACATGTACCAAAATGTAGTTATACAGGTGGTACGGTGGAGCTCTTGAATAAGAAATGTTGTGGTGGATGTCTAAACTAAGTTGAGAAAGCTTAATCAGCAAGTGCAGGATGTGGTTTGAAGATCTCCGCGCGAAACCAAGAGGGTTGTTCTGAAAACAAACCGATTACATCTTCTGTTGAGCCGTGCAATATTTGTTATCATTGGGCAATATTTTGAACCCACTATCATTTGTCGATCATTTATTAAATATATATTGTGCAATCCTTGAATACATAGTCGATTATGTTGATCTGATTTGGCTGGAGTATTCTCAAAGGAATAGACAACACTGCTGCTGGTCGCAAAAGGAAAACGTTGCTGCTTTTTTTAATGACTTCTTGATACATTCACAACTTCTGAAGATGACGAGCTCCATAGCTGCATCTATTTGTAGCTGATTCATATATAAGGCCCATGAGGATTAAACTGGAGCTCCATTTACAAAACTTACGATGGTGCAGTCGATGTCTAAGCGGGCAATCTACAGAATTGTCGGCCTCAGCAACAAGAATAAGAGAAAATTGCTTCTAAACTATATTAACTTCCCATTTCCCTGAATCCCTACTAACTGAGAGAGAAAAGAAGACTCAGATTCTAAGGACAAAGGGACAGATGTAATGCTGCTTATTTTTGTACCTCTGCCTGGCTACACACCTACTGCTGCTTTCCCTACAAAGTGGTAAGCCACCTACCAAAGTTCCAGATCTGAATTGGAAATTAGGAATACTTAACTAGTAAAACAATAGGCCTAACATGCAGTCTGAAGTCCATGTCACTGAACACAATATAGTAAGGGCACAACAGCAAAAGGAGAGATTTCGGTACCTGATTTGGTTTGCTTGGAGCAGAGGATGTCCAGCTCATCGTCGTAATGGACAATCCCCTCAAGGGTCAACAAACTGAACTCCAAGCATGTTAGCTGCCATTGCAAGGCAAGTAGACAAGTATCTTGTGACAGATCTGCACGTAAGGACCACGAATAACAGAGAGTTCGCTTAACCTGAAGCTAAATGAATTTATGGTAATCTGGTGTGATTGGTTATCAAATAATCGCATCTATTGAGTAGGCTTATCAGGGGCGATCAGCCTAAGACTGGACCAGCTTCTGTTGGTGCCAAATTGCCAAATCCTATGAGTTCGACATGTATAAAAACAAAGGTAAATAATCTGACCCGCAAAAAAAACACAAAGGTAAGTAATCTGACAATAGTACTCGGTTACTTTATTATGTATATTAACAGCTTCACTTTACTGTATGTCATGGACCGATGTTAAGATTTACTGGGTATGAAACCAAATGCATCATTGGACATGTAAGAAAGAGCAATCTTCACTTTGAAGTATATACCAAAATTGTACAGATATACATACCAATCACTAAGTTAGAAGATTAGAAAAAAAGAACAAGACCTATGCTCAAAAAGATGAAAAACAGAGCACCTATTCTAAGCCATGTGGCAGCATGATAATACCTCTCCTGCAGCCAAAGAGGAGGTCCTTCTACCTTGTATCAATAGAGAACCTTAAGTAAAATCCTACTACCTTGAGATGTATATATGTATATTATATCTCCACTTTGTTCTATCTATAAAGAATCTGAACTAAAATCCTTTATGTTGATATTTACTACAAATATATAGAAAAAGGTATATTCATCCTTTGAGTGGCTCAAGCTGCACTTCCATCGATCCAGGCGAACCTGAGTCCATTTTACTGTCAAACCTATCAGACTGCAGAAAATCAACGGAATCGTCTTCCTCAGTGTTGCTGAGCACAAATTTGTGCGTAAGGCCATCGGCGCCATCTCTTCTTCGCTTAACCTTCATGTACTCGAGGTAAGCCACCACCAATACAGCACTCACAACCCATACAACCAATCCACATGTAAGTCCCTTGATCGTCTTGCTGCCGTACCTGTGCCCAAGATGCTGCAACCCGGTGAAGAGTGCCGTGACAGCGGCTACCAGAGCGGTCCTCCCGGTGTAGGTATGCAGATATTCCCAGGTGATCCTATTTCTTGATAAAATTTCTCCATTCTCCGCTTGGTGTGGTCGGAGATAAGCATTTACCGGCTGCATACAAGTGAATGTAAATGCTATCGCGCCGATTTTAGCATGTGTGGATTTGAAAGAGAAACCCCGGAGCTCGGCCACAGCAAAGAGAACCCCCATGAACATGACAGCCAGGCCTGAGTACTGAAGATATGTGTGAGCCTGGAACCAGAGATCTCCTTTCACATGCTTCAGGTACCGTGCTGCGACGATTCCTCCTGGAAGCAGCAGTCCCCATGCCACAAACATCATGAACCCATGAACGGCGAGCACCGGCCGCAGATCCTCCACCGCCTCCGCCAAGCCGCTGAGAAGAAGGATTCGGACCGGACGGTTGCTAGTGACAGAGTGCATGTTCTTCACACTCAGTCGGCCAGATGACCACTGGGAGCCCATGGCCCAGATGACCTTCAGAGGTGTCGAGGGATCGATGATGTTCTTGCACTCCACCCTTCCACTGCACGAAGGCGTCAATGGACGGGTGAACTCGAATATGATCACGCCGTTCTCCGACCGGCACCTCTTGTAGGTGAGGTTCTCGTGCGTCTCGTGCACGCTCATGCCGTCCTTCCCGTCGATCCAGTACGAGTTGACATGTCCCGTGCCGTTGTCGTCGACCCACCCGACGTAGGCGTAGCTGTTCACCATTGCGCCGCCGAAGCCGATGGCGATGTACCCGCTCTTCTTCTCGCCGCGGGCCGCGATGTTGATGGAGTCGCCGGACAGAGTCCAGAAGAATGTCACCTGCTGATCGTCCAGCAGCACGCTGTTGTTGTACATGTCGCTGAGGCCGCCGTCGACCACCTGAATTTTCCAACCCATCTTGGGGTCGTAGAGGGATTGGTAGTATACTAGGTCCGGCGTGTTGCGGTCAGGCAGCCAGACAAGCTCTGTAGGCGTTGCCGGCACGCCCTCTGCAGTCGGGCTGCCGGCGTAGATTACCTCGGACATGTTTCGGGCCGTGGCGTTCCCGCCGACGGCGTCGGACGTGATGTACAGCGGCACGTCGTGCCCGGCCTCGACGGAGAAGGTGACCGGCACGCCGCGCTCCACCTTGAGCAGAGGCGCCTCCTTCTTGTTGATGTAGAGCACCTTTTCTGGGTTGGGCGGGTTGGGGTAGTGCAGCGCCGGCCCCGTGGTGACCACCAGCGGGGTCTGCCGCTCCGCCGTGATCCTGCCCTGGTCCTCCTTGTCCTCGGCGTCCAGCGGCCCGGGGCACCCGTTGGTCGCCGCGGACACGTTGAGCGTGAGGAACCCGTACGCGGTGCCCGCCGGCGCGCCGTGGTTGAGCGGCAGGTAGTACGGCCTCAGCAAGTCCGGCTGCCGGAGCAGCCCGATGGCCCAGATCACGGTCATCTCCCTCGTGGCGTTGACCGCCACGTCGTACCTCTTGTCGGGAGACGCCAGAGGGCGCGAGAAGCGCACGAAGGAGACGCCGTCGCGGCGGTGGCCGTAGACGAGCCTGGTGTTGTTGACGGACGCGTCGCCGGCGGTGCTGCGGTTGCGGCGGTCGTAGAACGTGTCCGGGCATACGccctccgcgccgccgtcgccgcggagCAGGCACTCGCTGTACTTGGTgacgaagtagtcgtcggcgaacgGGAGGCCCTCCTCGGTGAAGCCCGCGACGGCGACGTCGGCGCCGATCATGGAGACGTTCCTGCCGGGGTCCGCCCAGCCGAACGCCATGTAGTACTCGGACCCGACGGCGGCCTCGAGCCCGACGTCTATGGCGTTGGCCGCCTCGCGGAGCGTCCAGCGCACGCGCAGCCGCGGCGAGAGCTGCGCGCAGGAGGCGAACATGGTGGGCTCCTCGGTgggggacgcggcggcggcggcggcggctttggaggaggaggggtcggaggaggagttggaggcgGCGAGGCGGACGAAGCCGAAGAGGGAAGAGGTGAGcgggtcgaaggcggcgaggacggggACGAGCGGCCAGGAGAGGCCCGGGAGGAGGCGGAAGACGAGGGACTCGGAGGCGAAGGTGCGGTTGAgcgggtcgggcgcggcgggggAGCCGCGGGAGAGCGCGGCGAGGTCGGCGCCGTCGGCCCGCCACCAGCGCGCGTCGGCGGAGCCGGCCAGGAGGTCCAGCGACGAGACGCGGAAGGAGCAGCCGTCCAGCACGGCCACGCGGCCCCGCAGCTGGTGCTGCGACATCCGCAGGTCCGCCTCGTGGCCCGCCAGGCTCGTGTTCCGCCCGCACTCCGCCGCGGAGGAGCGGGAGGGGGCGAggaagaggaggcagaggagggCGAGCGGCGCCATGGCCGCGCTCGGGGCCCCTCGGGTGAGGGGGGCTCAGGGGGAGGCGAGTTGGGGGCGGGAGGCCGGTGGCATTGGCGCGATCGCGCGGCGCGGTGGGGGCTGCGGCGGGTTCGTCGGGGCGGGAGGAACAGGGCGATCGTGCGGCCtcgggacggacggacggacggacgcggGGTCTGTTTTGTCCGGCGCGCGGCTTTTCTGATGGTGCGCGGCGGGGCCCGTAGCGTTGGTGCGAACGAACGTGCGTGTGTGCCGATGCTCTTTTGTTTGGGTGCCAACGAACCAACGTGCACGTCGCTGTTTTTTTTTAATAGGTCAAAGGCGTATCATAGCTTTATAGAAGGGGAAAATGTGTACAAGAGAGAATTATAGCTAGTCACATGGTCACAAGTCGACCAGGACATCGCCTCCACTCCAAACTCGACACTCTATGTGCTACTCAACTACATGCTCCACTCCAGTTGCTCCGGCCTGCATCCAGATGACCAATTCGTGGAATATGGCCTCCGTCACACCGAACACATCTAACGTGTCGCTCCTACCAAAGACTCTCGCATTCCTCTGCTTCCACATAGACCAGCATATTAACATAACCACCGGGTCAAAGCCTTTCCTACTTGTCTTGGCAATCCGCTTTCTCACCTCGCACCACCACTCCGCCAGGTGCGACTGCACCGTGGGGCAAAGATTAAGATTCACTCTGATCCTAGTGAAACAGAGAAACCACACATGCCTGGCATACACGCACTGTAGCAAGATGTGATCCACATTGTCCTCGTCCTGATCACAAAGGTAGCACGGGGAGGTTTGGTCTTGTAGCCCATGTCTAGTTCTCCTATCCGAAGTCCAAAGGCGATATTGCACCGCGAGCCACATGAAGATCCGACAGGACAGCGGCGCCCAACATTTCCAGATGGCCGCGAAAGAGCGGAACCAAATCCCACCCATACAAAGCATCCTGTAAGCCGATGCTGCAGAGTAGACGCCGGACTCATTCCATGC
Above is a window of Triticum dicoccoides isolate Atlit2015 ecotype Zavitan chromosome 5B, WEW_v2.0, whole genome shotgun sequence DNA encoding:
- the LOC119311253 gene encoding cytochrome b561, DM13 and DOMON domain-containing protein At5g54830-like; translated protein: MAPLALLCLLFLAPSRSSAAECGRNTSLAGHEADLRMSQHQLRGRVAVLDGCSFRVSSLDLLAGSADARWWRADGADLAALSRGSPAAPDPLNRTFASESLVFRLLPGLSWPLVPVLAAFDPLTSSLFGFVRLAASNSSSDPSSSKAAAAAAASPTEEPTMFASCAQLSPRLRVRWTLREAANAIDVGLEAAVGSEYYMAFGWADPGRNVSMIGADVAVAGFTEEGLPFADDYFVTKYSECLLRGDGGAEGVCPDTFYDRRNRSTAGDASVNNTRLVYGHRRDGVSFVRFSRPLASPDKRYDVAVNATREMTVIWAIGLLRQPDLLRPYYLPLNHGAPAGTAYGFLTLNVSAATNGCPGPLDAEDKEDQGRITAERQTPLVVTTGPALHYPNPPNPEKVLYINKKEAPLLKVERGVPVTFSVEAGHDVPLYITSDAVGGNATARNMSEVIYAGSPTAEGVPATPTELVWLPDRNTPDLVYYQSLYDPKMGWKIQVVDGGLSDMYNNSVLLDDQQVTFFWTLSGDSINIAARGEKKSGYIAIGFGGAMVNSYAYVGWVDDNGTGHVNSYWIDGKDGMSVHETHENLTYKRCRSENGVIIFEFTRPLTPSCSGRVECKNIIDPSTPLKVIWAMGSQWSSGRLSVKNMHSVTSNRPVRILLLSGLAEAVEDLRPVLAVHGFMMFVAWGLLLPGGIVAARYLKHVKGDLWFQAHTYLQYSGLAVMFMGVLFAVAELRGFSFKSTHAKIGAIAFTFTCMQPVNAYLRPHQAENGEILSRNRITWEYLHTYTGRTALVAAVTALFTGLQHLGHRYGSKTIKGLTCGLVVWVVSAVLVVAYLEYMKVKRRRDGADGLTHKFVLSNTEEDDSVDFLQSDRFDSKMDSGSPGSMEVQLEPLKG